A genomic window from Punica granatum isolate Tunisia-2019 chromosome 2, ASM765513v2, whole genome shotgun sequence includes:
- the LOC116196962 gene encoding EIN3-binding F-box protein 1-like: protein MPTLVNYGGGGGDEFYSGASFCPNPLDLARFCSVDVYYPPQKRARLLSSPYEYDACIKHDHGSSQRPSIEALPDECLFEIFRRIPAGRDRSSTASVSKHWLFLLASLRKAETFNGKKALAADHVEQPEDEMKISSVSTDDEEDGYLTRCLQDKKATDVRLAAVAVGTSTRGGLAKLSIRGNNSYRGVTDRGLSCIARACPSLKALSLWSISSISDEGLFEVARECRSLEKLDLCRCPCLSSKGLIAIAKHCPNLTALSIESCSMIGNEGLEAIGRFCPRLQSVSIKDCPLVGDRGAVSLVSSAPSVLSKIRLQGLNITDFSLAVIGHYGQAVTSLVLSGLKNVTEKGFWVMGNAQGLKRLASLTIISCGLTDVGLEVLGNGCPNLKQVCLQRCYFISDNGLLDFVRAAGSLESLQLMELNRVSQVGVIGVLSNCGARLKTLALSECMGVKDFPVAVPDLSSCQSLRCLSIQNCPGFGNAGVALVGKLCPNLHHLEFTGLWGIKDAALLPLLESCEDGLVKVNLSDCPNVTDEAISALVMIHGGTLQMLNIDGCRKVTDASLEAIADNCLLINDLDLSKCAVTDAGISVLSSAEQINLRVLSLSGCSQVTNKSVPFLKRLGGSLVGLNLQHCCSISSASVELLAESLWRCDILY from the exons ATGCCTACTCTTGTCAATTATGGTGGCG GTGGTGGTGATGAATTCTACTCTGGGGCTTCTTTTTGCCCAAATCCATTGGACTTGGCTCGCTTTTGTTCTGTCGACGTATACTATCCACCTCAGAAGCGGGCCCGTCTTCTCTCTTCTCCATATGAATATGATGCCTGCATCAAGCACGACCACGGCTCAAGCCAGAGGCCATCCATCGAGGCTCTTCCCGATGAATGCCTCTTCGAGATCTTCAGACGCATCCCAGCTGGCAGAGATCGGAGCTCCACTGCCTCCGTCTCCAAGCACTGGCTTTTTCTCCTCGCTAGCCTGCGTAAAGCCGAGACCTTCAATGGAAAAAAAGCCCTAGCTGCAGACCACGTCGAGCAGCCAGAGGATGAGATGAAGATCTCTTCAGTCTCTACcgatgatgaagaagacgGCTACCTTACGAGGTGCCTCCAAGATAAGAAGGCCACTGATGTGAGGCTCGCTGCTGTGGCTGTTGGAACTAGCACTCGTGGAGGCTTGGCAAAGCTCTCTATCAGAGGAAACAACTCGTACCGCGGAGTCACCGATCGAGGATTATCCTGCATAGCCCGAGCTTGCCCTTCTCTTAAGGCTCTTTCTTTGTGGAGCATCTCATCTATCAGTGATGAGGGCCTGTTTGAAGTAGCTAGAGAGTGCCGATCCCTGGAGAAGCTCGATCTCTGCCGCTGCCCTTGCCTTTCCAGCAAGGGTTTGATTGCCATCGCGAAGCACTGCCCTAACTTGACAGCTTTAAGCATCGAGTCTTGTTCAATGATCGGGAACGAGGGCTTGGAAGCCATAGGGAGGTTTTGTCCTCGGTTGCAGTCCGTCTCTATCAAGGACTGCCCCCTTGTTGGGGATCGTGGGGCCGTAAGTTTGGTGTCCTCCGCACCTTCAGTCCTCAGCAAGATCAGGCTACAGGGGCTAAATATCACGGACTTCTCCCTCGCTGTAATTGGGCACTATGGTCAGGCTGTCACAAGTCTCGTCCTTAGTGGGCTCAAGAACGTGACTGAGAAGGGCTTCTGGGTCATGGGGAACGCCCAGGGCCTGAAGAGACTCGCGAGCTTGACAATCATTTCCTGTGGTCTCACTGATGTGGGCCTAGAGGTTCTGGGGAATGGTTGCCCAAACTTAAAGCAGGTGTGCCTCCAGAGGTGCTACTTCATCTCAGACAACGGTTTGTTAGATTTTGTCAGAGCAGCTGGTTCCCTGGAGAGTCTGCAACTCATGGAATTGAACCGGGTTTCTCAAGTTGGGGTTATTGGTGTGCTCTCCAACTGTGGAGCGAGGTTGAAGACTCTGGCTCTCTCGGAGTGTATGGGAGTTAAGGACTTTCCTGTGGCAGTACCCGACCTTTCTTCTTGCCAATCACTTCGATGCCTGTCCATTCAGAACTGCCCAGGATTTGGGAATGCTGGCGTGGCACTCGTGGGAAAATTGTGCCCTAACTTGCATCATCTTGAGTTTACGGGCCTTTGGGGAATAAAAGATGCTGCGCTTCTCCCCCTTCTGGAAAGCTGTGAGGACGGGCTCGTAAAAGTCAATCTCAGCGACTGCCCGAATGTTACTGATGAAGCAATCTCAGCCTTGGTTATGATCCATGGTGGGACACTCCAAATGCTAAATATTGACGGCTGCAGGAAAGTGACTGATGCGAGCTTGGAGGCCATTGCAGACAACTGCCTGTTAATCAATGATCTTGATCTCTCGAAATGCGCCGTCACCGATGCAGGAATCTCGGTGCTGTCTTCAGCTGAGCAGATCAACCTTCGAGTGCTTTCTTTGTCGGGTTGTTCCCAGGTGACGAACAAGAGCGTGCCCTTCCTGAAACGGCTGGGAGGAAGCTTGGTGGGCTTGAACCTCCAACACTGCTGTTCCATCAGTAGCGCCTCTGTGGAGCTTCTGGCAGAGAGCTTGTGGAGGTGTGACATTCTCTACTGA